TTCCATGCCTCAGAGACTGCCCCTTCCAAACCACAGCACATTGTGAACTGCTCACATGTCTCCAGGGGCAGACCGCCTGCTCCTTCAGCAACGGGCTGGGCAGAGTCATTGCACATAGGACAGAGGGGGGTCTCCACAGGGGATTCATGCCAAAAGCCAAAGGAAATCCTCCGTGCAggactgggagggaagggaTTGGGCACGACAACAAAACACTCCACAAGGATCAGTCCTTTGGACACCAATATGTGGTTCAATACTCAGTTTCTCTGAcaaacaagaaagaatcccttaGCAGATCCAAATGCCAAGGCCTATCCCAGGGTCAGGCTGTGGATAACCACTGGCTGAACTACTCTGTTCTCGGGTTAAGTTTTCGAGTTGGTTTGggtattggtttttttttccccgttttgttttcaaatttaaatggCTGAAGGCCCCCCCTCCCGTCCCCTTTACAACTTGTTGCTGTTCCAGTTCAAACAAAGAGCGCGGAGCCCCTCCTCTGGCAGGCcccgggggccgggccgggccgcgccgcccaGCACAGCCGGACGCCTTTGTTTACTACGGCTCCACACGCCGGGCTGGCCGCCGGCCGGAGCTGCGCGGCCGGGCCCGCACCGGGAGCCGCGGCCGGGCACCGGCAGCCCGACCCCGCCTGCCCTAGTGAGGCCGGGGCCGGTGGGCGCTCCCGGACGAGTTTCCAAGGCATGGGCATCAGATAGGGACACTCCCCCCAGATGAAAGGGGTCAGGTTACAACCAGTTCCACCAGTTCAGTGCAGGGCTCCTCTGCCAAGCTGGTTAAACCTTCCCTTTCCTGTGAGACAGCCTGGCGAGAGAGCGGGGCCTGCAGCTAACGCTGGCGAAAAGGCGCCACCGGGGAAAACCCCATTCAACCACAAACAACACGTTAAAAATCTCGTGGTAGCTCTTTATTCCTGCAGTTTGCTAAATGACATTCATAGCCCCATCTACATTTCTACAGGCTaatcttcattttccttctttaatcAACCACCTATTAGGAGATGAGGAGTCCCAGAATTTCCTCATCTCTCAGGTGACACAGAGAGGACCAAGCCTTTGCTAAACCACAAGCCACACTCTGATCAGGACAGAGATCCTCACTTACCTTTGAGAAGGGCTGCAAACGATCCCATAGTTAACAGAGGACAAACTCACTTGGAGTAGGATAAACTTTCTGTCCCTTTCTGAAGTCACCAAAATTTCTTCATATACAAGCAGATACACACCCTCCTTGCTGGGCTTGCATAGAAGCGGCAAACTGCTGCCTACTGCCAAGCTTCTGCCACCTCTGACCATCTCTGCATGGGCTGAGATTTCCATTTTATCTCTACTCGAAGAGGAAGGAGGgcaaggaggaaagaaagaatcaAGGGTTCTGGGGGTGAtggttattttgtttctttgaacagcagtgtttggggtttggttttgtttttttctttttgttttgtttttttttttttttttaagaaaccaaGAATCTGGAGTGTGTTTTTCAGACCTGATAGCATCTTAGAGGTGTATTTTGTGGTGAGGAAGTTAGTCACAAGTCTGCGACACTAGCTACAACTGTCTTACTAGTAGCTGCTAGCAAGTCTAGTATGATCTAAATATTCTTTACAACATTACATAGAACTACCGTTAGACAACAAGGACTGTTAGAACAGACTCTAGGCTTGTTATCTCCAAGACAAGGAGCCAACATAAGCCACTGATGGCTACATGTTCCACAGAAGAGAAAGTGCTGGTGGTGAGGAGAATGGAGAAGAGTAAAAGCTGTAATAAAAAGCAAGAGGAAGATCCCTGGGAAAAGCCTCAAACCCCACTGCTGATGAAcaggaagagctggaatagCAGCAGCTAACACAGAAGAGCTCCCTTCCTGGGCAGTAAATGCTCATATTCATATTCCCTCATATTCTCTTCCTTTCACCTGCCAGTCTTTAGGAAGAGCAAACAATCTAGCATAAGCAAAATCCATCAGGATACTCCTGCCATTTTATCACTGTTGGCAGTCTGCTGTCTTGAACAAGAGTTCACTTAGCTGATGCCTGGAGCCAGTCTTCAGAGTAGCACTCTTGCACAGGTAAACCCCCACTTTCCCCTCCAGAGACACCCTACCCTCTGTATGTGGAGCCGGTGGAACTGGTCGGCAATGCACTGCAACTTCCGTGCAATCTGCACCTCAGCACGTGCTTCCCGCTGACCTTCCTGAGGTTCCTCCTGGAGGTGCGGATCCAACACAAAGCCAGCTGGAGGGACATGTAAACGGTAACCAGCACTCCCTACAAAACACATCAGAAGAGTCATTCTTCCAGTgcaaaaattatcttttctgttCAGTACACTTCATGGAGGAAAGAGCTGTACATAGTCCTAAAAGTCTAGTTCCTGAAGGCCAAACAATGACTGTATACTGTAACACAGTGCAGTAAAAGATTTTCCCAGCTTTCAAATAAACTTATATTGATTAAACAGAGCATTGTGTTGATTCCCATAGTCAAATGAGTGGCAGGATCTTAAAATGTATTCCTTTTGCTTGTTTACAGCTCAGCCAAGCACTGtagcttggggttttttaaatgacagtttTGCAGTTTTACAGAATCTCTGCCTCAAGTTGTCTCCCCTCAAAGGTACAAGTATCTTTTGTGTCagtcttttctcagttttctgtcATTTAGTGATTTTAGTGATTTGATTTAAAGCTGAATTGGATACACAAAGCTGAGTGTATCCAAAACCCATCAGTTACTAGTAAAATACTGGATGGACATTCTACTTATTCAGCAACTTTAAATCCAGTGAAAAGCCTAAAAGCTGTAACTTTTTGCATCTTCTTCTCTCCACTGAAAACTTCTAGGAGTTTCCACTTCCTATGTGGATGAGACAGACCATTGGTAGTTAAAAATGTAGGCAAATTGTAGGATATGAAGTACAGTGAACATTTAGACATCTAGCAGTAAAATCAATTGTGATAGAATAAAGCCAAAAAGAGCGAGAGGGAATATCAAAGACAGCAGAAGCAATGAGCAAGTGTCTGGTTCCTGCAGTGGACAAGCAAGGGTAAGAAATTAGAAGTTGTCTTTCTTGAGGGAGTAGGactaaagcaaaataatttcagtcCTTTAATAAAATGCCCTAATGAAAGAGACCTTGCTTGATTGGGGAAATGCTAAAGGGACAGTTTCTTTGCTGCAAAGCTAGTGACACTGGAGTGCTCTTACCATAGAAGAGTCTCCTTGGCTCTTCAGTGACTCCACAAGGCAACATAACATCCTGACTGGAAGAGGATGGGCTGAGTGTTTGGGTtgccttgtcctgctgctcaggATGCCTGATACCGGGACCACAGCAGTGTGTGAGGGGGAATAGTTGAAACCTCCCCAGAAGGCAGCTGTAGGACTGGTTCTGTGTGAAAAAGCCAGTTGCAGTCATCTCACTAGGCTGACCTGCAAGTCCAAAGTCATCAGAGTGAAACACGTCATCGTCCAGCCCATCCAGGCTAGAATAGTCCTCTTCCAGGTAGCTGGGACGATCCATTGCTCCTGCAATAAAGGGACATTTGAGGAAACAGCTAAGACACAACAAGAATGTTGTCCAGGAGAGAATGCCCTCTGCTCCAACAATAAAACACAACCGATTTTACCAGaccttccctcttccctgcttcccagtgctgcccatCTGCATGGACAGGAGAGGTGAGCAACCTGTGGTGAAAGTCAAGGCTTTGCAGAAAGTCCTCAGGTGCTGGGTCAGAGAGAGACAAAGTTCACACGTGTGTAAGTCCACCCACAGGTCCAATTCCACACCTGCTCACAAGTAGAGAGCCAACCCCCAACCTCagcacacagaaacagaaaagacgTTTTAAGAAGCAACCCAAATTCTTCTAGCCTCATGACCAGTCAGCTTCTTTGGGGTCTGCTTTGTTTTTGCCTGCCATACTTGGACTTTATGGTATATCCCATTCACTTTTTCCCACCTATTTCTTATTGATGAAGAAAAACTCTTGTAATCATAAGGCTGAAAGGCTAGATTTTTAAGAAACACCAGTGGTTGCAAAACTTAAGAATTGTCAAAGCCACTTCTGTGAAGCTCTCCATTACTTCTCCCTGTGAGGGCCAACTTCCTTTCAACTTCTAATTTCTCCCCTCACGTCTACTTAAGACATGTCCCAAACTTGGCAGTGTAGTCACTTCCTTATCCCTCTTACCCTCAAGCATACATGCACTGTTAGTGCAATGGTTCATCCTACAACTAAAGAAAAACATGGCTGGTGTCAGTGTTTAAAGCAGGATTTCTGTAGCTGCCACCAGTAAACACTCCTGAGCCCTGTTACAGCACAAAGCTGAACAAAGACGACAGAGGGGAAAAACCCCCAAGAACCCTAAATCACTATTTCAGAGCTCTTTGTAAACATAATGCAATTAGAAGCAGTATTACCAAAAATGCCACAAGTCCCTTTACTGTTACCTGTGCATCTAACCCAATTGGAAGACAGACTCCTAAGAGATCCATCTCCAGGATTTCCACCCAGTTCCAAACAAGGCTGTGAAATTCAACTCTTCATGTCTCTTCCTTTGCTCTGGTTTGCGAAGCATTTAACAGAACGGAAGACTAGCAAGAGGAATTTCAGGCCTGAAGGAgacattaataataattttataaggATGTGTTCAGCGCTGCCCTTGGTGCTCCCATCTCCccccaggtgagcagcactcAGGACACTAGCATGCTAGAGACAACAGGACCAAGCAGTGCAAGAACTGTTTCTTCAGGGCTCTGGCTTGAGGGCACTATGGCTATTTAAGTTGCTGCATCTCAGCAGTTCACTCAACTGAGCCACAACTCCCAAAGAAGtttctgcagagcagaacaggtaccagccccacagctggatgcagctctgctggatgACAGTGGCAGAGCACTCATAACATTCTCATCCAAGGCTTAAAGTAGCACACTGAAAGGAGTTATGGGCCCCAAGAGGCAGGCATAGATGATCTCCTTGCCAGCTCTTCTGCTGGATCAGTCACCTGACAGAGAGGCAGGCAGGAATGTATTTTGTCTTTGCAGGAAAGTTTGCCAGACCTCATCTGTCAGCCTCACTGGGACATGGACATTCCTCAAGGAAAGTGCAGCAAAGgtacaaaccccaaacaaaagcGGGTTTAAAGAGCAATAATTTTTACTCGACCTCCTGCAATACGGCCCGACCCTTTtgcagagctttgcagagaATGCTGAGGCAGCGCGAAGGACTGCTCGTCCTACAACTCACTGGAACTCCTCCTACAACCTCCAACGCAACTCACGCTGGGAGCCACAGACACCGGACTGCTCGGTCTACGGGTCTTTGCCCGGGCAGCACCCGCGTCTCCGGTGCCGCGTCCCACCCACGGCACTTCCTTGCACAAGCCAGCGGCGACAGCCGCGGGCCGGGGCAGCCGCACGCCCGCGCTGACAGGCGGCGGGCCGGGAGCGGAGGGAGGGCTCAGCGCACACGTGCGTGCCAGCGTCCCAAAACAAAGCTGGCCGGCCTCGCTTCGCCGCCGCTGGCCGCCTTTAACTCTTCCCCTCCCGGACTCTAGCCCCGCAGATGTGCCCCCGGCCAAGAGGTTTAACGCGGCTCCTCCGGGCAGCGCCGTGGAACGAGACTCCCGAGCTCGGCGGGGCGGCCCGGGAGGGGCAGCGCTGGATGTGGAATCAGCCATCGCCTACATCAGCGAATCAGCTGCTTTCTCAGCGCCCACGGAGCTCATTCCTCGCCCGCACCCTCCCTCTTTCTTTCCGCTCCCCAGCAGGCGCGGGACTCCGGGCAGGACtggccgggctggggctgccccgaGGCGAACCCCCTTCCCTGTCACGATCGCGCCTGGCCTCGGCACCGCCCTCACCAGCGACCTGGCACAGAGCGGCCGGCCCCAGTGGCGAAGGC
The window above is part of the Vidua macroura isolate BioBank_ID:100142 chromosome 6, ASM2450914v1, whole genome shotgun sequence genome. Proteins encoded here:
- the BMF gene encoding bcl-2-modifying factor, with protein sequence MDRPSYLEEDYSSLDGLDDDVFHSDDFGLAGQPSEMTATGFFTQNQSYSCLLGRFQLFPLTHCCGPGIRHPEQQDKATQTLSPSSSSQDVMLPCGVTEEPRRLFYGSAGYRLHVPPAGFVLDPHLQEEPQEGQREARAEVQIARKLQCIADQFHRLHIQRHQQNRNQVWWQLFLFLHNLALNTEVNRNHTGQR